The following coding sequences are from one Virgibacillus necropolis window:
- a CDS encoding ABC transporter permease, whose product MTKYIIKRILSMIPTMFIVSVIVFFITRIMPGNPAAVMLGPQASVEEVEALTEELGLNEPLFTQFIQYIGNLLQGDLGVSLAYHRPIIDIILDRFPNTVLLTISALLIALIIGVSAGIISASKQNSLIDYTITTVSLIGVSMPIFWMGVMLVLYFSVNLGWFPATGMGSMDEGFGDFIKHLILPSIALATIPMATFARITRSSMLEVISQDYIKTARSKGLSEFIVISKHAFKNALTPLLTVLGLQISMLLGGAVITETIFSWPGMGLLVIEAIEKRDFVVVQSTVLFIALIFVVVNLVVDILYKVVNPKVNYASDKKGGK is encoded by the coding sequence ATGACGAAGTATATTATCAAACGAATACTAAGTATGATACCAACAATGTTCATTGTTTCTGTAATTGTTTTTTTTATTACACGAATAATGCCAGGAAATCCAGCAGCAGTTATGCTAGGCCCACAAGCCAGTGTTGAAGAGGTGGAAGCTCTCACGGAGGAGCTTGGTTTAAATGAACCGTTATTTACTCAGTTTATACAATATATTGGAAATCTACTTCAAGGTGATTTAGGCGTTTCTCTTGCATATCATCGCCCAATTATTGATATAATTTTGGATCGTTTCCCAAACACAGTTCTATTAACAATAAGCGCGTTATTAATTGCACTTATAATAGGAGTGTCTGCAGGAATTATTTCCGCGTCTAAACAAAATTCTCTAATTGATTATACAATCACAACTGTTTCATTAATTGGAGTGTCAATGCCTATCTTTTGGATGGGGGTTATGCTTGTACTTTACTTTAGTGTGAATCTTGGATGGTTTCCAGCAACCGGTATGGGATCAATGGATGAGGGGTTCGGGGACTTTATAAAACATCTGATACTCCCAAGTATTGCACTTGCTACCATTCCTATGGCCACATTTGCTCGTATTACAAGATCCAGTATGCTCGAGGTTATATCACAGGATTACATTAAAACAGCCAGATCAAAAGGATTAAGTGAATTTATTGTTATCAGTAAACATGCATTTAAAAATGCACTTACACCACTTCTTACAGTTTTAGGTCTACAAATATCAATGTTACTGGGCGGTGCAGTCATAACAGAAACAATTTTCAGCTGGCCAGGTATGGGGCTTCTGGTTATTGAGGCAATTGAAAAACGTGATTTTGTTGTTGTTCAAAGTACAGTTCTATTTATTGCATTAATTTTTGTAGTTGTAAATTTAGTTGTTGACATACTATACAAGGTTGTAAATCCAAAGGTGAATTATGCGTCAGATAAAAAGGGGGGTAAATAA
- a CDS encoding acetyltransferase, with the protein MTDLIIIGAGGHSKVVQDIVAANTDLDLYAIVDDAFDETNEADGIIHANTSLLDSLNIERYKFCIAIGNNVVRKNLFDRFNMPIERYVKLVHPSAIISKFAKIGYGTVVMPNAVINADTIIGNHCIVNTNAVVEHDNNLDDYVHVSPSATLSGVVSVGEGTHIGSGAVVIPLKSIGSWTTIGAGAVVVNDISGNVTVVGVPAREILTKGDEVNE; encoded by the coding sequence ATGACTGATCTAATTATAATAGGTGCCGGTGGTCATAGTAAAGTTGTTCAGGATATTGTAGCTGCGAATACCGATCTAGATTTATATGCAATAGTCGATGATGCTTTTGATGAAACAAATGAAGCAGATGGAATTATACATGCTAATACTAGTTTGTTAGATAGTTTAAATATAGAAAGGTACAAGTTCTGTATAGCAATTGGTAATAATGTTGTGCGAAAAAACTTATTTGATAGATTTAATATGCCTATTGAGCGATACGTGAAGTTAGTTCACCCTAGCGCTATTATTAGTAAGTTTGCTAAAATTGGTTACGGGACAGTTGTTATGCCAAATGCAGTTATAAATGCTGATACTATAATTGGAAACCACTGTATTGTTAACACAAATGCAGTGGTGGAGCACGATAATAATTTAGACGATTATGTCCATGTTTCTCCGAGTGCTACCCTATCTGGTGTAGTGAGTGTGGGAGAAGGTACACATATCGGATCGGGAGCCGTTGTTATTCCTTTGAAAAGCATTGGCAGTTGGACTACTATTGGCGCTGGTGCTGTTGTAGTGAATGATATTAGTGGTAATGTTACTGTAGTTGGAGTGCCAGCTAGAGAAATTTTAACAAAGGGCGATGAAGTTAATGAGTAA
- a CDS encoding asparagine synthase-related protein encodes MSDFIFSKKSITRGKLTKEIQSIYHQDRPIVKEMHGDWGSLAVSYNLYNGFQPFETIDHICIVIGGPVLGFQDNEFLVNDSGVTGTQAIYERWVNNIIQWDEDLSGPFVILLINKVTWNVTCVTDLMSFIPVFTYVDSSNLILSTHVDMLARLSDQQDEIDLVSKADFILHSVVTFPYTSYTHLRQIEPATVHTIQRGSNQLQSKAYWTPEEKIVYESIDQASDDLRDGLQNYVNKITKSMSHVAQFISGGEDSRLLSALLPYECTRDAFIFLDHMNIEGKLAKRAAETYGASFNLATRSKTHYLEILPACSDLVGSDSQYANVHTFVFHKRCKLNEYSAVFGGLFSDALFKGSRIKKVGGQGLFPFLPHIKDRNYSPGIKLENSAFTDEVLLELTKRRQAHLQYVSSFRSESAEEWFELWPTSMNSSIPNLHGNRRLFRSYEPFMAKEVVKLSAIVPQSWKLNRKLFHNTVKPLLEPTKWLMNSDGRYPYFPWYINSLPQFIVWFYQQVGRRTGLIKRNQGSWAEWNVVMKSSAWQQAISEYSDGLKGLKNVFVDKDVGKLFSEGNLNKKQRMNLLQVLYYLHNKTI; translated from the coding sequence ATGAGTGACTTTATTTTTTCTAAAAAATCGATAACGAGGGGGAAGTTAACAAAAGAGATTCAGTCAATTTATCATCAGGATAGACCTATAGTTAAAGAGATGCATGGTGACTGGGGTTCTTTAGCAGTGAGTTATAATCTATACAATGGATTTCAACCATTTGAAACAATAGATCATATTTGTATTGTAATCGGAGGGCCAGTCTTAGGCTTCCAGGATAATGAATTTTTAGTGAACGATTCTGGTGTGACAGGAACCCAAGCAATTTATGAACGCTGGGTTAATAATATTATACAATGGGATGAAGATTTAAGTGGTCCATTCGTAATATTGCTTATAAACAAGGTTACTTGGAATGTTACTTGTGTAACTGATTTAATGTCCTTTATTCCAGTATTTACTTATGTAGATTCATCAAACTTGATATTATCAACCCATGTTGATATGTTAGCAAGATTATCTGATCAACAAGACGAAATTGACTTAGTTTCGAAAGCTGACTTTATTCTGCATAGTGTCGTAACTTTCCCCTATACATCTTACACTCATCTTAGGCAGATTGAGCCAGCTACTGTGCATACTATACAACGGGGTTCAAACCAATTACAATCAAAAGCTTATTGGACTCCTGAAGAGAAAATTGTATATGAATCAATTGACCAAGCATCTGACGATTTAAGGGATGGGTTGCAAAATTATGTGAATAAGATTACCAAAAGTATGTCCCACGTTGCACAATTTATTAGTGGGGGCGAGGACTCTCGTTTACTTTCGGCTCTATTACCATATGAATGCACACGAGATGCATTTATATTTTTGGATCATATGAATATAGAGGGAAAGTTAGCTAAAAGAGCTGCTGAAACGTATGGTGCAAGCTTTAACTTAGCAACAAGAAGCAAAACACATTATTTGGAAATATTACCAGCTTGTTCTGATTTAGTAGGTAGTGATTCGCAATATGCAAACGTACATACTTTTGTATTTCATAAAAGATGTAAACTTAATGAATATTCCGCTGTTTTCGGGGGGTTATTTTCTGATGCCTTATTCAAGGGATCACGAATAAAAAAAGTTGGTGGTCAAGGGCTTTTTCCTTTCTTACCACATATTAAGGATCGGAATTATTCGCCAGGTATAAAACTAGAAAATAGTGCTTTTACTGACGAAGTTTTGTTAGAATTAACCAAACGAAGACAAGCTCATTTGCAATATGTGTCTAGTTTTCGTAGTGAATCTGCTGAAGAATGGTTTGAACTATGGCCAACTTCAATGAATAGTAGTATTCCAAACCTTCACGGTAATCGTAGGCTTTTTCGAAGTTATGAACCATTTATGGCAAAAGAAGTAGTAAAATTAAGTGCTATAGTTCCGCAAAGTTGGAAACTTAACCGTAAACTGTTTCATAACACCGTAAAGCCACTATTAGAACCTACAAAATGGCTGATGAATAGTGATGGGCGTTATCCTTACTTCCCTTGGTATATCAATAGTCTTCCACAATTTATTGTGTGGTTTTATCAGCAGGTAGGCCGTAGAACTGGATTAATAAAACGTAATCAAGGTTCGTGGGCTGAATGGAATGTAGTTATGAAAAGTTCCGCTTGGCAGCAAGCTATAAGTGAATATTCAGATGGACTTAAAGGACTAAAAAATGTTTTTGTTGACAAGGATGTTGGAAAACTTTTTAGTGAAGGAAATCTTAATAAAAAACAGCGTATGAATTTATTGCAGGTCTTATATTATTTACATAATAAGACAATTTAG
- a CDS encoding ABC transporter permease: MGLRQTPEDTIEANEIRLNKEQSLFRKLVKNKLAAFGLTVIILLIITALFAPFIATHDPLKMDVTKSLLAPGTEGHILGTDNFGRDIFSRIVYGSRISLVVGVTAVLFGAIFGSFLGVISGYFGGIIDSIIMRIMDGIFAFPFILLAISLMAVLGQGLGNVIIAIGIAIIPGFARVIRGQVLSIKEMEYVEATRSLGAKNGRIIFHHVLPNSIAPLIVYATMSVAGAIISEASLSFLGLGVQPPTPSWGSILQNGKDFLVISPQMATFSGIAILVTVLGINIFGDGLRDALDPKMKG; the protein is encoded by the coding sequence ATGGGATTAAGACAAACGCCGGAAGACACTATTGAAGCTAATGAAATACGGCTTAATAAAGAGCAATCATTATTTAGAAAGTTAGTTAAAAATAAACTTGCTGCTTTTGGTCTAACAGTTATTATACTATTAATCATTACAGCATTATTTGCTCCATTCATCGCAACACATGATCCACTAAAAATGGATGTAACTAAATCACTTTTGGCTCCTGGAACAGAGGGGCATATACTTGGAACGGATAACTTTGGTAGAGATATATTTAGTAGAATCGTATATGGCTCACGAATTTCTTTAGTGGTTGGTGTTACAGCTGTTTTATTTGGTGCAATATTTGGTTCCTTTCTAGGAGTAATATCCGGCTATTTTGGAGGAATTATAGATTCCATTATTATGCGTATTATGGATGGCATCTTTGCATTTCCATTTATATTATTAGCAATATCATTAATGGCGGTGCTTGGTCAAGGGCTGGGAAATGTAATCATAGCGATAGGTATTGCCATAATACCTGGTTTTGCAAGGGTTATACGTGGGCAGGTACTTAGCATTAAAGAAATGGAATATGTAGAAGCAACAAGATCATTAGGTGCGAAGAATGGCAGAATAATTTTTCATCATGTATTGCCAAACAGTATAGCGCCATTAATTGTATATGCAACAATGAGTGTAGCGGGGGCTATTATATCTGAAGCTTCTTTAAGTTTTTTAGGGCTCGGCGTCCAACCGCCAACACCATCCTGGGGTAGTATTTTACAAAATGGTAAGGACTTCCTTGTTATAAGTCCTCAAATGGCTACATTCTCCGGAATAGCAATACTAGTTACGGTGCTCGGTATTAATATATTTGGCGACGGTTTACGTGATGCATTAGATCCAAAAATGAAGGGGTAG
- a CDS encoding LCP family glycopolymer transferase, producing the protein MKRSERKPKKLWFKVPLAIVLIILVGVGVYVYSIYDNAKDTVNEKMHEPVKSIDHTLTAKKMKATKPLNILLLGVDARANDRGRSDALMVMSLDPENNKMQIVSIPRDTRTMIVGKGFNDKINHAYAYGGADMSVATVENFLDIELDYFVRMNMQGLDALVDQLGTITIDNKIAWQDGKYNFTKGPTTMDGDKTMHFVQMRKQDPAGDFGRTARQRQVIQGIVNKGASVASVSKINGVIDVLGNNMTTNLDFDDMKKLLSGYKGTRENVVSYMMKGNGTTIDGTYYLQVPDSEVEKVHGMIAEVKS; encoded by the coding sequence ATGAAACGTTCTGAGCGAAAACCTAAAAAACTATGGTTTAAAGTACCGTTAGCTATCGTATTGATAATTCTAGTTGGAGTAGGGGTATATGTTTATTCAATATATGACAACGCTAAAGATACAGTGAATGAAAAAATGCATGAACCAGTAAAATCTATTGATCATACATTGACAGCAAAAAAGATGAAGGCAACAAAACCGCTTAACATATTATTACTCGGTGTAGATGCAAGGGCGAATGACCGTGGTCGTTCAGATGCTTTGATGGTCATGTCATTAGATCCTGAAAACAACAAAATGCAAATTGTCAGTATCCCTCGTGATACGAGAACGATGATAGTTGGTAAAGGCTTTAATGATAAAATAAATCATGCCTATGCATATGGTGGCGCAGATATGTCTGTAGCAACTGTGGAAAACTTCCTGGATATTGAACTTGATTATTTTGTCCGCATGAATATGCAGGGGTTAGATGCTTTGGTTGACCAATTAGGAACAATCACAATAGATAATAAGATCGCATGGCAGGATGGAAAGTACAATTTTACAAAAGGACCTACAACAATGGACGGAGATAAAACCATGCATTTTGTCCAGATGCGTAAGCAGGATCCTGCAGGTGATTTTGGTCGTACGGCCCGTCAACGTCAAGTGATTCAAGGGATAGTTAATAAAGGTGCAAGCGTTGCATCAGTAAGTAAAATTAATGGTGTTATTGATGTTCTAGGTAACAATATGACCACTAACTTAGACTTTGATGATATGAAAAAATTATTGAGCGGTTATAAGGGTACAAGAGAGAATGTTGTTAGTTACATGATGAAGGGTAATGGTACTACGATTGACGGTACCTATTATCTCCAAGTGCCAGATAGTGAAGTTGAGAAAGTGCATGGGATGATAGCAGAAGTGAAATCGTAA
- a CDS encoding ABC transporter substrate-binding protein: MHSLALRKLFFIFILLSTAFIISACSSDSKSETGTTDDTASSEVPKDGGVLDVGLSSNPNTLDPIKYTGAYESQIIRQIGDTLLVYNKDLSGFKPSIATKWEVSEDMKSYTFTLRDDVYFQPGKYQDGRQMTAEDVKFSLERSAKKSALNRLSGVDSIEVTGEFKVTLHLNEPNAALLAMLTDAGNIIIPKEGVEGWGEQFGAHLIGTGPFQLKDWQTDQAVELVRHDKYWGEKPHLDGVTFKIISDPTMMANAIRSGDIDIATDIKGQNRAVIEKDKNLKLLSKSGLSLTYIDLNNIEGPTADPKVREAIYKATNVEKIVKGVNQWGGASVSYMPLPKESWGYSKDLEKLKPEYNPKEAKEILAETDYADGFKTELYVLEKRSPYAVIFQNQMKENLNIDVEIKVAEWGTLSEIAAKGKAPMYIGGWSWYPDPYFFLNQTFHSDQIGSLGNGRGYSNEKVDKLLDQANTKTVDQDERAKLYQEAIKIAMGDFSRIELDNLDITAAITKNVKGFEVSADGSINIVKPNGTNVWLNE; the protein is encoded by the coding sequence ATGCATAGTCTAGCATTAAGAAAGTTATTTTTTATTTTCATTCTTTTATCAACTGCATTTATTATTAGTGCTTGTTCATCAGATTCCAAATCGGAAACGGGCACTACAGATGACACTGCAAGTTCGGAGGTTCCTAAAGATGGAGGTGTATTGGATGTTGGACTTTCTTCAAATCCAAACACGTTAGACCCTATAAAATATACGGGTGCTTACGAGTCACAGATTATACGGCAAATCGGGGATACTCTATTAGTTTATAATAAGGATTTGAGTGGTTTTAAACCATCGATTGCTACAAAATGGGAAGTATCTGAAGATATGAAATCCTATACTTTCACGTTAAGGGATGATGTATATTTCCAACCAGGGAAATACCAGGATGGTCGACAAATGACTGCTGAAGATGTGAAATTTAGTTTGGAGCGCTCAGCCAAAAAATCGGCTTTAAATCGTTTGAGTGGTGTTGATAGTATTGAGGTTACTGGAGAATTCAAAGTAACTCTTCATCTTAATGAACCAAATGCGGCTTTACTAGCAATGTTAACAGACGCGGGAAACATTATTATTCCAAAAGAAGGGGTTGAAGGATGGGGAGAGCAATTTGGAGCACACCTTATTGGTACAGGCCCATTTCAACTTAAGGATTGGCAAACAGACCAGGCAGTTGAACTTGTAAGACATGATAAATATTGGGGAGAAAAACCGCACCTTGATGGTGTAACATTTAAAATTATTTCAGATCCTACTATGATGGCAAATGCAATTCGTTCAGGTGATATCGATATTGCAACAGATATAAAAGGACAAAATAGGGCTGTAATTGAAAAAGATAAAAATTTGAAGTTACTTTCAAAATCTGGTCTGTCACTCACATATATTGATTTAAATAACATAGAGGGACCTACTGCAGATCCAAAAGTACGCGAGGCTATTTATAAAGCAACAAATGTTGAAAAAATAGTTAAAGGTGTAAATCAATGGGGTGGTGCATCAGTATCCTATATGCCATTACCAAAGGAATCATGGGGTTATAGCAAGGATCTTGAAAAGTTAAAACCTGAATATAATCCAAAAGAAGCAAAAGAAATTTTGGCTGAAACAGATTATGCAGATGGATTCAAAACAGAACTTTATGTTCTTGAAAAACGTTCACCTTATGCGGTCATATTCCAAAATCAAATGAAAGAAAACTTGAATATTGATGTAGAGATTAAAGTAGCTGAATGGGGAACTCTCAGTGAAATTGCAGCAAAGGGTAAAGCACCTATGTATATTGGAGGATGGTCCTGGTATCCAGATCCATATTTTTTCCTAAACCAGACGTTCCATTCCGATCAAATTGGCTCACTGGGTAATGGTAGAGGATACTCTAACGAAAAAGTGGACAAGCTGCTCGATCAAGCAAATACAAAAACAGTCGATCAAGATGAAAGAGCTAAGCTATATCAAGAAGCAATAAAAATTGCGATGGGTGACTTTTCCAGAATTGAATTAGATAATTTGGATATAACAGCAGCAATTACCAAAAATGTAAAAGGTTTTGAAGTATCAGCTGATGGATCCATTAATATTGTCAAACCCAATGGTACAAACGTTTGGTTAAATGAATAA
- a CDS encoding sugar transferase — MKRFFDLFVAIIALIFFSVFIVITAVLIRYKLGSPVIFKQERPGRNGKSFFVYKFRTMTDHKDENGGLLPDHIRLTKLGAFIRKLSLDELPQLFNALKGDISLVGPRPLLMEYLPLYTAEQARRHEVRPGITGWAQVNGRNTISWEEKFELDVWYVDNQSFWLDIKILFLTVLKVFKSEGINQDGQATMEKFKGTSEMKVSGND, encoded by the coding sequence ATTAAAAGATTCTTCGATCTCTTTGTTGCGATAATAGCTCTTATATTTTTTTCAGTATTTATAGTAATTACTGCAGTTTTAATTAGATATAAATTAGGCTCACCAGTTATATTTAAACAAGAACGCCCAGGGCGGAATGGAAAGTCCTTCTTTGTATATAAATTTCGAACCATGACAGACCATAAAGATGAGAACGGAGGATTGCTCCCAGACCATATTCGATTAACTAAGCTTGGTGCTTTTATTCGCAAATTAAGCTTAGATGAACTTCCTCAGCTCTTTAACGCACTTAAGGGTGACATAAGCCTAGTAGGTCCTCGCCCATTATTAATGGAATATTTACCATTATACACTGCTGAGCAAGCTCGCCGTCATGAAGTAAGACCAGGTATCACTGGATGGGCGCAAGTTAACGGGAGAAATACTATTAGCTGGGAAGAAAAGTTTGAGTTAGATGTTTGGTATGTGGATAATCAATCATTTTGGTTGGATATTAAAATACTTTTCTTGACGGTATTGAAAGTTTTTAAGTCTGAAGGCATTAATCAAGATGGACAGGCTACGATGGAGAAATTTAAAGGTACATCGGAAATGAAGGTTTCTGGAAATGACTGA
- a CDS encoding aminotransferase class I/II-fold pyridoxal phosphate-dependent enzyme, producing MSNNKRIFLSSPHMSGNEQKYIQEAFDLNWIAPLGNNVDGLERELADYNAINDAAVVVSGTAAIHLALRLLHVDLDDTVFCSSLTFVASANPILYQGATPVLIDSEMDTWNMSPLALERALSEAKADGKLPKAVIVVNLYGQSAKMDELVEICDAFGVPVIEDAAESLGSTYKGKKSGTFGRFGVFSFNGNKIITTSGGGALVSNDKEALKKSRFLATQARDAAVHYQHSEIGYNYRMSNIVAGIGRAQLEVLDDRVAKRRAIFEKYREAFADQPGFDFMPELEGTKSNRWLTALTVDPEQAGISREEIIEALNNKNIEARPVWKPMHMQPLFDGVKYYPHEEGNSVSDRLFEYGLCLPSGSNMSDEQQDMVIDEIKSLLKK from the coding sequence ATGAGTAATAACAAACGAATCTTCCTCTCATCCCCACATATGAGTGGAAACGAACAAAAATATATACAAGAAGCTTTTGATTTAAACTGGATTGCACCACTTGGCAATAATGTGGATGGATTGGAACGTGAACTCGCAGATTATAACGCTATTAACGATGCGGCTGTAGTTGTTTCTGGAACTGCAGCTATTCATTTGGCATTAAGACTCTTACACGTTGATTTAGATGATACAGTTTTCTGTTCATCATTAACTTTTGTAGCTAGTGCAAATCCAATTTTGTATCAAGGTGCTACACCGGTATTGATAGATTCAGAAATGGATACGTGGAATATGTCACCGTTGGCATTAGAACGTGCGTTAAGTGAAGCTAAGGCAGATGGAAAACTTCCGAAAGCCGTGATTGTTGTTAATCTATATGGCCAGAGTGCGAAGATGGATGAATTGGTGGAAATATGTGATGCATTTGGTGTACCAGTTATCGAGGATGCAGCAGAATCATTGGGTAGTACATATAAAGGTAAGAAAAGTGGTACATTCGGCAGATTTGGTGTCTTTTCTTTTAATGGAAATAAGATCATTACCACATCTGGTGGCGGTGCGCTCGTATCCAATGACAAGGAAGCATTGAAGAAATCTAGATTCCTGGCAACACAAGCTCGTGATGCTGCTGTGCATTATCAGCATAGTGAAATTGGTTATAATTATCGTATGAGTAACATTGTTGCTGGAATTGGACGTGCACAGTTGGAAGTTTTAGATGATCGTGTGGCGAAACGCCGGGCTATATTTGAGAAGTATAGGGAAGCATTCGCTGATCAACCTGGATTTGATTTTATGCCAGAATTAGAAGGTACTAAGTCTAATAGATGGCTAACGGCTCTAACTGTCGATCCTGAGCAGGCTGGTATCTCAAGGGAAGAGATTATTGAAGCATTAAATAACAAGAATATCGAGGCGCGTCCAGTTTGGAAGCCAATGCACATGCAACCGCTTTTTGATGGTGTGAAGTATTATCCGCACGAAGAAGGTAATAGCGTTTCTGATAGACTGTTTGAATATGGGTTGTGCTTGCCTAGTGGGTCGAATATGAGTGATGAGCAGCAAGATATGGTGATAGATGAGATAAAGAGTTTGTTGAAGAAGTAG
- a CDS encoding ABC transporter ATP-binding protein codes for MSNVILEVKNLEVQFRTGSTITTAVNDVSFTLDRKENIGIVGESGSGKSVTATSLLRLIPNPPGKISNGNIFFEGKDILTLPDKEMRDIRGNEISMIFQDPTTSLNPVFTVGNQIIESIKTHEDISKKEAKQKALEMLELVGIPAPKKRINMYPHEFSGGMRQRVMIAIALACNPKLLIADEPTTALDVTVQAQILDLMKNLQNKLDTSIVMITHDLGVVWETCDKLLVMYAGNIVESGNVNDIYDNPLHPYTWGLLDSQITKSTPDDKSLSTIAGSPPDLSQETTGCPFAARCPYAQDVCFSERPERKEIEKNHFVSCHFQTKENQLERKV; via the coding sequence ATGTCGAATGTTATTTTAGAGGTAAAGAATTTAGAAGTTCAATTTCGTACAGGTTCTACTATTACAACAGCAGTAAACGATGTTAGCTTTACATTAGATAGAAAAGAAAACATCGGAATAGTAGGAGAATCTGGGTCAGGTAAAAGTGTAACGGCAACTTCTTTATTGCGCCTTATACCTAATCCCCCCGGAAAAATATCAAATGGAAATATATTCTTTGAAGGTAAAGATATACTTACATTACCTGATAAAGAAATGAGAGACATACGTGGGAATGAAATATCAATGATTTTCCAGGATCCTACAACAAGTTTAAATCCAGTGTTTACAGTGGGAAACCAAATTATTGAGTCAATTAAAACACATGAGGACATTTCAAAAAAAGAAGCAAAACAGAAAGCATTAGAAATGTTGGAGTTAGTGGGGATACCTGCACCAAAAAAACGAATTAATATGTACCCACATGAGTTTTCGGGTGGAATGAGGCAACGCGTAATGATTGCTATCGCCCTTGCCTGCAACCCTAAATTATTAATAGCTGATGAACCTACTACTGCATTAGATGTTACTGTACAAGCACAAATACTTGATCTTATGAAAAACTTACAAAATAAATTGGATACATCGATTGTAATGATTACCCATGACCTTGGTGTAGTTTGGGAAACATGTGACAAATTATTGGTAATGTATGCAGGAAATATAGTTGAATCAGGTAATGTAAATGATATTTACGATAACCCTTTACACCCCTATACCTGGGGATTACTTGATTCCCAGATTACAAAAAGTACGCCTGATGATAAAAGTCTTTCTACAATTGCGGGAAGTCCCCCTGATTTAAGCCAGGAAACAACAGGATGTCCATTTGCAGCAAGATGCCCATACGCACAGGATGTATGCTTCTCAGAAAGACCCGAAAGAAAGGAAATTGAAAAAAACCATTTTGTTTCTTGTCATTTTCAAACGAAGGAAAATCAATTAGAAAGGAAGGTGTAA
- a CDS encoding 7-cyano-7-deazaguanine synthase, producing MINKILWTGGWDSTYRLLDLVLNKKKVVQPYYVFDTERKSTGMEIKTMENIKALIYKMDPTSKNRVLDTVTIDLANIPKNEKITSNFKKILTHSFIGSQHDWLARYVDSLGINDLELGVHLDDNLQRIIEKEVVKVEEIDDSFYKVKSNPSDDNLKIFSYYNFPLLDMTKLDMERKSKESGFGHIMEVTWFCHWPFNDKPCGMCNPCKYTRQEGLGRRVSNVTLLMLLNRKINSKYSGLKKRLNFLR from the coding sequence ATGATTAACAAGATTTTATGGACTGGTGGGTGGGATTCCACATATAGACTACTTGATTTAGTTTTAAATAAAAAGAAAGTTGTACAGCCATATTATGTTTTTGACACAGAAAGAAAATCAACTGGTATGGAAATAAAAACAATGGAAAATATTAAGGCATTAATTTATAAAATGGATCCTACCTCTAAGAACAGAGTGTTAGATACTGTTACAATTGATTTAGCAAATATACCAAAAAATGAGAAGATAACAAGCAACTTCAAAAAAATTTTAACACATTCTTTTATTGGTTCTCAACATGACTGGTTAGCACGATATGTCGATTCATTGGGAATTAACGATCTTGAACTTGGAGTACATTTAGATGACAATCTTCAAAGAATTATTGAGAAGGAAGTTGTAAAAGTAGAAGAAATTGATGATAGTTTTTATAAGGTTAAAAGTAATCCTTCAGATGATAACTTGAAAATATTCTCTTATTATAACTTTCCTTTGCTAGATATGACTAAGCTGGATATGGAAAGAAAATCGAAAGAAAGCGGGTTTGGGCATATAATGGAAGTTACTTGGTTTTGTCATTGGCCCTTTAATGATAAACCTTGTGGGATGTGCAATCCTTGCAAATATACACGTCAAGAGGGTTTGGGTAGAAGAGTTTCGAATGTAACCTTATTAATGTTGTTAAATAGAAAAATTAACTCTAAGTATAGTGGATTAAAAAAGAGATTAAATTTTTTAAGGTAA